The Peptacetobacter hiranonis DNA window GCTGCCGACAAAGCTGGAGAAGCTGCAGATAAAGCAAAAGAGGCTTATGACAAAGCTGAAGAACAGGGATTATTTGATAAAATAAGAGCTTGGTTCGAAAATGTTTTAAGTGGATTTGGTAACTAATTATATATATTTGCTAACTATTAGCTAAAGGATAATACTATGAAAAATAAATTCAAAAAAATTATTGCGCTTCTAAGTGTTTGCACTATATCAGCACTTGGATTTGTAGGATGTACTTCAAACAAAGACATCATGTATTCTAATATGCAGGATACAAAATCTAGAGAAGAAGTTTTCTCAGAATTAAAAAAACATGATGTATCAGACAATCAGATAAATAAATTAATTGAATGGATGGATGACTTCAACTCTTATGTAAAAGATGGTCAATTATCTAATGGCCTTAAAAAAATGGATGGAGATTTAGTCGATTACTCTACTCTTGAGCTTAAAGACATGCCTTCATACTATGTAAATTGTAGATTAACATCATTTATGATTATGAAAAATGCTTTAACTACAAACTGTAAACCAGATGACTCTGATACATATTTAATGCTAGACTTAGATGCCATAGATACTGATAAGCCAATTTCTATGACTGAGCAGGAAAAGCTAAATTACACTACTCTATTTAACTGGATTCCTCTTGATGATGCAAAAACATTAGAACAGCACGAGGAAAAAATAGAAACAGCGTTAAAAGATAGGGATATTAAAATAGACGAATCTAAAGGATTATCTATTATAAATATCTACGTTCACTCTACCTTTGACAATGTTCGTTTTGTAGGCCACATTGGTGTACTTATGGATACCAAAGACGGACTTTTATTCGTCGAAAAATACGGGCCAGATACTCCATTCCAGGCTACAAAATTCCACAATAGAGAAGAATTAAAAAAATATCTACTAGCTAGACCTGACTTATACGGTGAAAAAGACGAAGTAGCTCCAATAATAACAGAAAACAATAAAGT harbors:
- a CDS encoding DUF4300 family protein, with the translated sequence MKNKFKKIIALLSVCTISALGFVGCTSNKDIMYSNMQDTKSREEVFSELKKHDVSDNQINKLIEWMDDFNSYVKDGQLSNGLKKMDGDLVDYSTLELKDMPSYYVNCRLTSFMIMKNALTTNCKPDDSDTYLMLDLDAIDTDKPISMTEQEKLNYTTLFNWIPLDDAKTLEQHEEKIETALKDRDIKIDESKGLSIINIYVHSTFDNVRFVGHIGVLMDTKDGLLFVEKYGPDTPFQATKFHNREELKKYLLARPDLYGEKDEVAPIITENNKVI